The proteins below come from a single Methanothrix thermoacetophila PT genomic window:
- the mgtA gene encoding magnesium-translocating P-type ATPase, with amino-acid sequence MHDGLRAERNVSAFWALSAERVMEELGTGPDGLTEDEAAERLRKYGSNIPREMRRPGDLFLLLSQFRSPIVLLLVFAALLSVYLHQTIEAGIVLAIVFASGILGFWQERTAADTIARLLAMVQVRATVLRASSEKEIPVENIVPGDIVILKAGDIIPGDCRIIESRDLFVNEAALTGETYPVEKIDEDLPADAPLAERRNSLFMGTNVVSGRATAIVVHTGRDTEFGRISHHLELRRPETDFERGLRNFGYFLMELTLLLVVAIFAINVYLNRPVLESFLFSLALAVGLTPQLLPAIVSVNLAHGAREMATLRVIVRRLASIENFGSMNVLCCDKTGTLTEGAAKMHAALDVDGKENQNVFLLAYVNAFHETGFTSPIDQAILSYRQPDVSGFEKLDEVPYDFVRKRLSILVSRDEENIMITKGALRNVLEVCSSAQTSDGIVALDSVKENIQQIFSDYSSKGYRVLGIAFRKISGRPVTKDDERDMTFLGFLIFFDPVKEGIAKTVADLAGLGVSLKMITGDNKLVASTVGEQVGLRKEIVLTGSDLRRVSDEALQRLVRDVDIFAEVEPNQKERIILAIRRNGDVVGYMGDGINDVSALHASDISISVENAVDVAKDAADIVLMEKDLNVLHRGVVAGRKTFANTMKYVFMATSANFGNMFSMALLSIFLPFLPMLPVQVLLTNLLTDLPEMAIASDSVDPEYLVRPRRWSIRFIRNFMAVFGMLSSLFDYLTFGALLFLLHATTAQFRTGWFMESVISASMVVLVIRTRRPFFRSVPSRYLIISTLAVGAAAFLLPYTPLGGLFMFTPLPLSFLAATVVIVAVYVLTAEVAKSHFYRRSTAFA; translated from the coding sequence AAAGTACGGGTCTAACATTCCCAGAGAGATGAGAAGACCTGGAGATCTATTTCTCCTGCTCTCCCAGTTCAGAAGCCCCATAGTTCTGCTGCTCGTGTTCGCCGCGCTGCTCTCAGTGTACCTCCACCAGACGATAGAGGCTGGCATTGTGCTTGCAATAGTCTTCGCCAGCGGGATCCTGGGATTCTGGCAGGAGAGAACCGCTGCAGACACAATAGCCAGGCTTCTGGCCATGGTTCAGGTCCGTGCAACCGTCCTGCGGGCGAGCTCCGAAAAGGAGATCCCAGTTGAGAATATCGTGCCGGGGGATATCGTAATCCTCAAAGCAGGAGATATCATCCCGGGTGACTGCCGCATCATCGAGTCCAGAGATCTCTTTGTCAACGAGGCCGCGCTTACGGGCGAGACGTATCCCGTTGAGAAGATTGATGAAGATCTCCCGGCGGATGCACCCCTTGCAGAAAGGCGCAACAGCCTGTTCATGGGAACAAATGTCGTCAGCGGAAGGGCAACTGCCATCGTGGTGCATACAGGAAGAGATACCGAGTTCGGCAGGATCTCACATCATCTTGAGCTCAGAAGGCCGGAGACAGATTTTGAAAGGGGCCTCAGGAATTTTGGGTATTTTCTCATGGAGCTCACGCTGCTGCTTGTTGTGGCGATATTCGCCATCAATGTTTATCTGAACAGGCCTGTGCTCGAGTCGTTTCTGTTTTCCCTTGCACTGGCCGTGGGCCTGACACCACAGCTCCTCCCGGCGATAGTTAGCGTCAACCTGGCACATGGAGCGAGGGAGATGGCCACGCTCCGGGTGATCGTCAGGCGGCTTGCATCCATAGAGAACTTCGGCAGTATGAACGTCCTCTGCTGCGACAAGACCGGAACGCTCACCGAAGGCGCAGCAAAGATGCATGCTGCCCTGGATGTGGATGGAAAGGAGAACCAGAACGTTTTCCTTTTAGCATATGTCAACGCATTTCACGAAACCGGCTTCACCAGTCCCATAGATCAGGCGATACTCAGCTATCGCCAGCCAGACGTCTCAGGATTCGAGAAGCTTGACGAGGTCCCGTATGACTTTGTTCGCAAGAGGCTGAGCATCCTCGTCTCCAGAGATGAAGAGAACATTATGATCACCAAGGGCGCCCTGAGAAACGTTCTGGAGGTGTGCAGCTCAGCCCAGACATCAGATGGCATCGTTGCTCTCGATTCCGTAAAAGAGAACATACAGCAGATATTCAGCGATTACAGCAGCAAGGGATACAGGGTGCTGGGTATCGCCTTCAGGAAGATATCTGGAAGACCAGTGACGAAGGATGATGAGCGCGATATGACATTTCTCGGCTTTCTGATATTCTTCGATCCCGTAAAGGAGGGAATAGCCAAAACGGTAGCAGACCTCGCAGGCCTTGGCGTGAGCCTCAAGATGATCACAGGGGACAACAAACTTGTGGCATCTACTGTTGGTGAACAGGTCGGCTTGAGAAAGGAGATCGTTCTCACAGGCAGCGACCTCAGACGGGTCAGCGACGAGGCGCTTCAGAGATTAGTTCGCGATGTGGATATCTTCGCGGAGGTCGAGCCGAACCAGAAGGAGCGGATAATCCTTGCCATCAGAAGAAATGGCGATGTGGTCGGCTACATGGGGGATGGCATCAACGATGTATCTGCCCTGCATGCATCGGACATCAGCATCTCCGTCGAGAATGCGGTGGATGTTGCCAAGGATGCGGCTGATATCGTTCTCATGGAAAAAGATCTGAACGTTCTTCACAGGGGAGTGGTTGCAGGCCGGAAGACATTCGCCAATACTATGAAGTACGTCTTCATGGCGACATCCGCCAACTTCGGAAACATGTTCAGCATGGCCCTGCTCTCGATCTTCCTGCCGTTTCTCCCCATGCTTCCTGTCCAGGTGCTCCTGACAAACCTCCTCACAGACCTGCCGGAGATGGCCATAGCCAGCGACTCTGTTGATCCTGAATATCTGGTCAGGCCCAGACGTTGGTCGATACGGTTCATCCGCAACTTCATGGCTGTATTCGGGATGCTGAGCTCTCTGTTCGACTATCTGACCTTTGGAGCGCTTCTGTTTCTCCTGCACGCCACCACAGCTCAGTTCCGAACGGGCTGGTTCATGGAGTCCGTGATATCCGCCTCGATGGTTGTCCTGGTCATACGCACAAGGCGGCCGTTCTTCAGATCGGTGCCGAGCAGGTATCTCATCATATCAACTCTTGCAGTGGGAGCGGCTGCATTTCTGCTGCCATACACGCCATTGGGAGGTCTGTTCATGTTCACGCCGCTGCCCCTGAGCTTTCTGGCTGCAACCGTCGTGATTGTGGCCGTATACGTTCTCACAGCAGAGGTGGCCAAGAGTCATTTTTATAGAAGATCGACTGCGTTTGCCTGA